The following nucleotide sequence is from Cercospora beticola chromosome 2, complete sequence.
CCAGTCAAGAggaggcagaagaagcaacGCGAGGCTGGAACTCGGCAGTGAAGCTCGACGACGAGAAGGGCACAGTCAGCACACAAGAGAAAAAGACATGGGCATCGTATCTCCCTGCCAAACTTCAACCTgcgaagaaagaagacgcCCGGAGCAGTGCGAAACCAGCCGAGCAAGAGACAAAGACAGAAGACAGCAACCAGCGAACATGGGGCGAATATGCATCGAATCTTGTGCTCTCGAACTCCCTCCCAAGTTGGCCTGAATCATGGACATGGCATTCCAAAGACAAGGATGCGAAGCCCGAACCAGTCTACAACGAAGATGGTACTATCAACGAGGAGAAGACAAAAGAGAAACAAGAAAAGGAAGTATCCGTCCTGCTCGACAATCTGAACATGTCCGCAATCAATAACCGTGTTTTCGCATTCAACCAAGAAACCCAGAAGATCTACGATCGCTTCGCCCAGGTCCTCAAAGATACCATCAACGGCGTACCTACAGCATACGATGACATGGACAAGCTGATGCGAGATGCTGGTCCTACTCTCGAGAAGCAATTCAAGACCATGCCACCTTTCGTACAAACACTCGTGAAGAGCCTGCCTGCCAAGATCGGCACCTCACTTGCGCCGGAGATCATGGCAGCTGCGAGTGAAAAGCCTGGCGCGGACTTGAAAACTAAGCAAGCGGCTGAAGGCTCATCGACGCCCACTTCGAGTAAACCACAAGAGAAAAAGAAACGCACAATACCTGGACTGAAGAAACTCATGAGCAAAGAAGGTGTCGTGGCGACAATGCTTCGAAACACTGTCAACTTCCTCACCACGCGTTTCCCATTCCTAGCATCAACGACGAACGTCGTCCTCTCACTCGCAGTATTCAGTAAGTTGTTTCTCAACCTCACTTTCACCTCACGCAATCACTGACTAACACACTTCACTTAGTCCTCATGTTCGTATTCTGGTACTGCCACAAACGCGGCAAAGAAGTCCGCTTGGCAAACGAaccggccagcagcagccagatCCTCGAACAAGACGGCGAAGGTGATATCGAAGTCTCTGAGTCTTCGGAcagcgaagaggacgagaaagctgctgctgcggcggccGAGGCCAAGATTGAAAAGACACTCAATCAGCCTGATCCCGCACAAGTACCGTTACCAAGAACAGAATCCGATATGGGAAGTGAGAAGAGAAAAGATTGAGATGGACGCCGGCATTGCGACAACACTCGACGAAGACGCACTCACCTTATGGCCATTGGAGACGAACAGCGTGTGAGGAGGGCGCGACTATACATGATTCCTGAGCAGGTCCAGACTGAATGGTTAAAGACAAGGAACGGGCACAACAGCACAATGAAATGAAACCGGTCACGTCACGTATTAATGGCAAAACAGCAGCCTAGATACCCAGAATGAATTTCCACGATTGATTTCATCCTTTTGCATTTCGAAGTCTACTCGGACCGGGCTGAGGTGAGAAAAGGCGAGCCATTAAGAAGTGAACCCTTTCGCTGTACATTCGTATATTCCCTCTCCCTTCCCAAACATCGCACTAGCGGAATCAATCATCTCTGTACGTACAACAAAGCGAGCGACCGAAGCTGTCTGTGTACACACACACTGTAAGCGTCTCCCGACGCCCAAAAACGAAGAAGACAGAAACACACGCATCAATCATCCATCCAGCCAGAAAAGAAAGCATTTCCCAGCAAAACGTTCCAAAGTCATCACAAAAGCATTCCAACCTCATAATCATCACCTCTCCACCTCTCTTCCCGAGGCGATTCCCGGCTTGTCCCAGGTCGAAtgttctctttcttccagTTGCTAGGCCCAGCACCACCCCCGcagccgccaccaccagccCTTTTGCTCTTGATCCGCTGCAGTGCAATATTATCGTCTCGCTCCTAGACGTTCTTCAAATAATTACTTGGGACCAGTCCCAATCGTCCATTAACTTCCGCCTCCCACCATCCGTCGTCCTGGTGTCTCGTCACGGCTAGAATATCTCCTTTGGCGAAGGACAACTCCTCGGGAATGGCGGCTTGGTACATGTACATTGCTCGAGCTAGGGAATAGTCAGTCGCAGCCCGATCTCGAGGGAAAGGGACAGTGTTTGAACTTACAATAATGCATGATCGGCCTTCCATCCTTTGTGACTTGTCTCTGCGTGCCTTGACTCTGACTTCGAACGCGAGATGAAACTTGATTAGCTCCACCGCTCTGATCAGGATAGTATTGGCTTTGAGGCCGGCCGCCACGTTGAGAGCCATAGCCAGGGTCTTGACCGGCAGGAGCGAGAACCATGGCTCCACCGCCGTACGGGTCATTGCTTCGGCTACTACCTGGTCGCCCTGCGCTGGTCCCGGGTCGACTGTATGCTGGGTTTGGAGATGTAGCGCGAGGAGGAACCTGGTAGCCTGGAGAGCCGCCTCTTGAGAATTGGCCTGAGTTTCCAGCGTACTGGGACTTGACTGGGCTATTCGATTGTGCTCGAggccttgctgctgcaggcgCCGGGCCGCCGTAAGGATTTGGCGATGCTGCCCGAGGCGCCCCGTAAGGGTTTGGTGATGCGGCGCGGTATGGCTGCTGTGTTCGCTGATCATTGTTATGGAATGGGCGAGGGCTTGTACTTCGCGGTATAGGACCCGGAGATGGTGCACGTGCTGTTTGACCCATGCTACTACCAGGTCGCGGAGGAGCTGCGTTGAACATGTTACGCTTCTGGGTGCCATACTGTTCCGCGGTCTTTTGCATCTCTCGCTTTGTATGAGCTGGCGGAGGAGCACCGAGTGTGCTTGCGGGAGTGTAGCCTGGTGGAGGCGTTGCGCGAGCTCCTTTGCTGGCAAAAGGCGCAGGGACAGTACGATCTGCCGCCTCCGTACCAGGTGCTGGAGTGGACATACCATAGTGTCGATCTGCTGATTGTCTTGTAGAGGCTTGTTTCGTGACACCCTTCAGTTCTGCCAGAGCTTGTGCAATTGGGTCATGGTCGCCTTCCGTAGCGCCCCTAGCCGGTGGCTTCTTGTTAGGATGAGCTACATCGAAGACGTTGTTTCCGATGCCAAGCTGGTAGTCCGCGCGAGGGTCGACGTCTGGGTCGGGACTGACCGAGGGCTGTTTATTGGCCCAAGTGTTGGTTCTGCTGTGCCCGAATGGCTTTGTTGGGCTACTGTTCGCACTCTCAGTCTTGCGCATGTTCGCAGGAGTCCAAGTGTTACGATTCGTCGGCGTAGGAGCTGCAGATTGAGGTTCATCCTTGCGTTTTGTGCTGGCTCTTCGCTTGAAAGGACTGTTAAAGAaaccgctcttcttcttctggatGGACTTTTCCTCTGGCGGGCCTCCAGACATACTGGACACGCCGGAAATGTTGGATCCGTTGTAATTATAGCCCTTGGTCGGCGATGCTGCACCACTGGGTGGTTCCATGCTAGAGAACGACGTTGGTGCAGAGTAATCACTGTGGTCACCCTGGCTCTCGCGACTTCCAGGTCTCATTGGTGATGGAATTGTGCTGCGCTCTGAAGGAGGTCCCATTCCAGGTCGGCAGAACTGAGTCATGCCATCTGTAGGATATGGGTTATGCGGAATCTGTGGTGCGTCTGCGTAGGGGTTCGATGCCACCGATGAGACATTGCTGGATGCGAGTGGTGGCGGTATTGCCGCTGCGCTGCCATGCGAGCTTCGTGCTTGCGCTGTGAAAGAATCATCGAGTTGAACGGAAGTGGTGCGGGCTTTTGGAATTCCCAT
It contains:
- a CDS encoding uncharacterized protein (antiSMASH:Cluster_10), with translation MPGRAGSDGPTVSLSFANNFWGKEDAGVDPLLQRMHNAKVTSDELKAFYTARSAIEDEYAKKLLNLARKPLGSVETGTLRMSLDVVRGETESMGKAHQHISQQMKGELEEPLVAFNGGIKERRKIIQTGIEKLLKTKNQQTAQVNKTRDRFEQDCLKIKGYLAQGHMVMGQEERKNKAKLEKTQVQMSTNSTEYEQAVKILEETTGRWNREWKAACDKFQDLEEERLDYFKSSLWSFANITSTVCVSDDQSCEKMRLSLEDCEVEKDIVSFIKDFGTGQEIPDPPKYINFCRGDLDDVISNHDSDDGNYAVAQFQRTMNPTFRSASPQPSTFESHHDPDSSLREEMGIPKARTTSVQLDDSFTAQARSSHGSAAAIPPPLASSNVSSVASNPYADAPQIPHNPYPTDGMTQFCRPGMGPPSERSTIPSPMRPGSRESQGDHSDYSAPTSFSSMEPPSGAASPTKGYNYNGSNISGVSSMSGGPPEEKSIQKKKSGFFNSPFKRRASTKRKDEPQSAAPTPTNRNTWTPANMRKTESANSSPTKPFGHSRTNTWANKQPSVSPDPDVDPRADYQLGIGNNVFDVAHPNKKPPARGATEGDHDPIAQALAELKGVTKQASTRQSADRHYGMSTPAPGTEAADRTVPAPFASKGARATPPPGYTPASTLGAPPPAHTKREMQKTAEQYGTQKRNMFNAAPPRPGSSMGQTARAPSPGPIPRSTSPRPFHNNDQRTQQPYRAASPNPYGAPRAASPNPYGGPAPAAARPRAQSNSPVKSQYAGNSGQFSRGGSPGYQVPPRATSPNPAYSRPGTSAGRPGSSRSNDPYGGGAMVLAPAGQDPGYGSQRGGRPQSQYYPDQSGGANQVSSRVRSQSQGTQRQVTKDGRPIMHYSRAMYMYQAAIPEELSFAKGDILAVTRHQDDGWWEAEVNGRLGLVPSNYLKNV
- a CDS encoding uncharacterized protein (antiSMASH:Cluster_10) — its product is MSSYFTLPSFARAKKNQEELKKTNPTQPVLNDEDEKFLERHLSQDEGPKPDLPPRPADVAKVTDEGEVKDASSAEAKAAKGNVVVPETQPKSTDASKEKSNRKSFELPSQEEAEEATRGWNSAVKLDDEKGTVSTQEKKTWASYLPAKLQPAKKEDARSSAKPAEQETKTEDSNQRTWGEYASNLVLSNSLPSWPESWTWHSKDKDAKPEPVYNEDGTINEEKTKEKQEKEVSVLLDNLNMSAINNRVFAFNQETQKIYDRFAQVLKDTINGVPTAYDDMDKLMRDAGPTLEKQFKTMPPFVQTLVKSLPAKIGTSLAPEIMAAASEKPGADLKTKQAAEGSSTPTSSKPQEKKKRTIPGLKKLMSKEGVVATMLRNTVNFLTTRFPFLASTTNVVLSLAVFILMFVFWYCHKRGKEVRLANEPASSSQILEQDGEGDIEVSESSDSEEDEKAAAAAAEAKIEKTLNQPDPAQVPLPRTESDMGSEKRKD